One segment of Sylvia atricapilla isolate bSylAtr1 chromosome 8, bSylAtr1.pri, whole genome shotgun sequence DNA contains the following:
- the OPN4 gene encoding melanopsin isoform X1: MDLPLKTPTKMTVQDVPRAFPTVDVPDHAHYTIGVVILIVGITGTLGNFLVLYAFCRSRSLQTPANILIINLAVSDFLMSITQSPVFFTSSLYKHWIFGEKGCELYAFCGALFGITSMITLMVIALDRYFVITKPLASVGVTSKKKALIILVGVWLYSLAWSLPPFFGWSAYVPEGLLTSCSWDYMTFTPSVRAYTMLLFCFVFFIPLIAIIYSYVSIFEAIKKANKSIQTFGCKRGNKEFQKQYQRMKNEWKMAKIALIVILFFVISWSPYSVVALVAFAGYSHLLTPFMNSIPAVIAKASVIHNPIIYAITHPKYRRAIATYVPCLGPLLRVSPKDSRSFSSYHSSRRATVTSQSSEISGLQRGRRRLSSHSDSESGCTETETDTPSMVSRLARRQISYETDKDTTQTRDIRAKQTSQDSGNCGKTAVSDTDDILMVELNVTEYMATPTQTSKTRSLEEIKVS, from the exons ATGGATCTGCCTCTCAAAACTCCAACA AAGATGACAGTGCAAGATGTTCCTCGTGCCTTTCCCACAGTGGATGTCCCAGATCATGCCCATTATACGATTGGAGTTGTCATTCTTATAGTGGGCATTACAGGAACTCTGGGTAATTTCCTGGTCCTCTATGCTTTCTGCAG GAGTAGGAGCCTTCAGACTCCAGCCAACATACTCATCATCAATCTAGCTGTTAGTGACTTCCTGATGTCCATTACACAGTCTCCAGTTTTTTTCACCAGCAGCCTCTACAAACACTGGATTTTTGGTGAGAAAG GCTGTGAGCTGTATGCCTTCTGCGGAGCTCTTTTTGGCATTACATCTATGATCACTTTGATGGTGATTGCCTTGGACAGATATTTTGTCATCACTAAACCTCTGGCTTCTGTTGGAGTGACGTCAAAGAAGAAGGCCCTAATAATCCTGGTAGGAGTCTGGCTGTACTCATTGGCTTGGAGTCTCCCACCCTTCTTTGGATGGA GTGCCTATGTTCCTGAGGGTTTGCTGACTTCCTGTTCCTGGGACTACATGACTTTCACACCATCAGTCCGTGCCTACACcatgctgcttttctgctttgtctttttcattcctttgatTGCTATCATATACAGCTATGTCTCTATCTTTGAGGCTATTAAGAAGGCCAACAA GTCTATTCAGACATTTGGATGCAAACGTGGAAATAAAGAGTTCCAGAAACAGTACCAGAGGATGAAAAATGAGTGGAAGATGGCCAAAATTGCACTGATCGTCATCttgttttttgtcatttcctGGTCACCATACTCTGTGGTTGCTCTGGTTGCTTTTGCTGG GTATTCACATCTCTTGACACCTTTCATGAACTCCATACCAGCTGTGATTGCCAAAGCTTCTGTCATTCATAACCCCATCATTTATGCCATCACCCACCCCAAATACAG AAGAGCCATTGCAACATATGTTCCTTGCCTTGGACCCCTACTGAGAGTTTCTCCTAAAGACTCACGGTCCTTCAGCAGTTACCACTCCTCCAGACGGGCGACTGTAACCAGCCAGTCTTCTGAGATAAGtgggctgcagagaggaagaaggagacTGTCTTCTCACTCTGACAGTGAATCA GGCTGTACTGAAACAGAAACTGATACTCCCAGTATGGTCTCCAGACTTGCCAGAAGACAAATTTCCTATGAAACAGATAAAGATACAACTCAGACTAGGGACATAAGAGCCAAACAGACAAGCCAGGATTCTGGGAATTGTGGGAAG ACAGCTGTTTCAGATACTGATGACATATTGATGGTGGAGTTGAATGTCACAGAGTACATGGCTACACCTACT CAAACATCTAAAACACGCAGCTTGGAGGAAATCAAG GTTTCATGA
- the OPN4 gene encoding melanopsin isoform X2, translated as MDLPLKTPTKMTVQDVPRAFPTVDVPDHAHYTIGVVILIVGITGTLGNFLVLYAFCRSRSLQTPANILIINLAVSDFLMSITQSPVFFTSSLYKHWIFGEKGCELYAFCGALFGITSMITLMVIALDRYFVITKPLASVGVTSKKKALIILVGVWLYSLAWSLPPFFGWSAYVPEGLLTSCSWDYMTFTPSVRAYTMLLFCFVFFIPLIAIIYSYVSIFEAIKKANKSIQTFGCKRGNKEFQKQYQRMKNEWKMAKIALIVILFFVISWSPYSVVALVAFAGYSHLLTPFMNSIPAVIAKASVIHNPIIYAITHPKYRRAIATYVPCLGPLLRVSPKDSRSFSSYHSSRRATVTSQSSEISGLQRGRRRLSSHSDSESGCTETETDTPSMVSRLARRQISYETDKDTTQTRDIRAKQTSQDSGNCGKTAVSDTDDILMVELNVTEYMATPTQTSKTRSLEEIKKSENPNSIGERKGESRQGSSSAQIPSITITSSSVQGVELPSRYNSGFLYPKSSTHKQNKKSSS; from the exons ATGGATCTGCCTCTCAAAACTCCAACA AAGATGACAGTGCAAGATGTTCCTCGTGCCTTTCCCACAGTGGATGTCCCAGATCATGCCCATTATACGATTGGAGTTGTCATTCTTATAGTGGGCATTACAGGAACTCTGGGTAATTTCCTGGTCCTCTATGCTTTCTGCAG GAGTAGGAGCCTTCAGACTCCAGCCAACATACTCATCATCAATCTAGCTGTTAGTGACTTCCTGATGTCCATTACACAGTCTCCAGTTTTTTTCACCAGCAGCCTCTACAAACACTGGATTTTTGGTGAGAAAG GCTGTGAGCTGTATGCCTTCTGCGGAGCTCTTTTTGGCATTACATCTATGATCACTTTGATGGTGATTGCCTTGGACAGATATTTTGTCATCACTAAACCTCTGGCTTCTGTTGGAGTGACGTCAAAGAAGAAGGCCCTAATAATCCTGGTAGGAGTCTGGCTGTACTCATTGGCTTGGAGTCTCCCACCCTTCTTTGGATGGA GTGCCTATGTTCCTGAGGGTTTGCTGACTTCCTGTTCCTGGGACTACATGACTTTCACACCATCAGTCCGTGCCTACACcatgctgcttttctgctttgtctttttcattcctttgatTGCTATCATATACAGCTATGTCTCTATCTTTGAGGCTATTAAGAAGGCCAACAA GTCTATTCAGACATTTGGATGCAAACGTGGAAATAAAGAGTTCCAGAAACAGTACCAGAGGATGAAAAATGAGTGGAAGATGGCCAAAATTGCACTGATCGTCATCttgttttttgtcatttcctGGTCACCATACTCTGTGGTTGCTCTGGTTGCTTTTGCTGG GTATTCACATCTCTTGACACCTTTCATGAACTCCATACCAGCTGTGATTGCCAAAGCTTCTGTCATTCATAACCCCATCATTTATGCCATCACCCACCCCAAATACAG AAGAGCCATTGCAACATATGTTCCTTGCCTTGGACCCCTACTGAGAGTTTCTCCTAAAGACTCACGGTCCTTCAGCAGTTACCACTCCTCCAGACGGGCGACTGTAACCAGCCAGTCTTCTGAGATAAGtgggctgcagagaggaagaaggagacTGTCTTCTCACTCTGACAGTGAATCA GGCTGTACTGAAACAGAAACTGATACTCCCAGTATGGTCTCCAGACTTGCCAGAAGACAAATTTCCTATGAAACAGATAAAGATACAACTCAGACTAGGGACATAAGAGCCAAACAGACAAGCCAGGATTCTGGGAATTGTGGGAAG ACAGCTGTTTCAGATACTGATGACATATTGATGGTGGAGTTGAATGTCACAGAGTACATGGCTACACCTACT CAAACATCTAAAACACGCAGCTTGGAGGAAATCAAG AAAAGTGAGAACCCGAACAGtattggagaaagaaaaggagagtcTCGCCAGGGATCATCATCAGCCCAGATACCCAGTATTACAATAACATCCAGCAGTGTCCAAGGAGTAGAGCTGCCTTCTAGATACAACTCTGGTTTCCTGTACCCTAAATCAAGCACTCACAAGCAGAACAAGAAGTCCAGCAGTTGA